One genomic segment of Ricinus communis isolate WT05 ecotype wild-type chromosome 3, ASM1957865v1, whole genome shotgun sequence includes these proteins:
- the LOC8275848 gene encoding zinc finger Ran-binding domain-containing protein 2: protein MSWSGGDWICSACQHQNFRKREACQRCGYPKFHGPDPAGWTRVLPGDWYCTAMNCGAHNYASRPSCYRCGTSRNEYGSSCGSESTFPPGWKSGDWICPRMGCGEHNYASRNECFRCKARRDFGDAVQ from the exons ATGAGCTGGAGTGGTGGAGACTGGATTTGCAGTGCATGCCAACATCAGAATTTCAGAAAAAGGGAGGCATGCCAGCGATGTGGGTACCCAAAGTTTCATGGCCCTGATCCGGCAGGGTGGACAAGGGTGTTGCCCGGAGACTGGTATTGCACTGCCATGAATTGCGGAGCTCACAACTATGCTAGCAGGCCAAGCTGCTATAGATGTGGTACATCTAGAAATGAGTATGGAAGTAGTTGCGGATCAGAATCCACTTTCCCTCCGGGTTGGAAATCCGGTGACTGGATTTGCCCTAG AATGGGATGTGGAGAACATAATTATGCTAGCAGGAATGAGTGTTTCAGATGCAAAGCACGAAGGGATTTTG GTGATGCAGTTCAGTGA
- the LOC8275850 gene encoding RNA-binding protein involved in heterochromatin assembly dri1, which produces MSWTGGDWMCPACQHINFKKRENCQHCSYPKYGGPDPTTFIYKRPGDWYCTAMNCGSHNFASRSSCYRCGAAKNDYGGGYGANMYGSDASFPSGWKSGDWICTRYGCGEHNYASRTECYKCKTPKDYGGAV; this is translated from the exons ATGAGCTGGACAGGAGGAGACTGGATGTGCCCTGCATGCCAACACATAAATTTcaagaaaagggaaaattGTCAACATTGCAGTTATCCAAAGTATGGTGGCCCTGATCCAACAACATTCATCTATAAAAGACCTGGAGATTGGTATTGCACTGCCATGAACTGTGGATCTCATAACTTTGCTAGTAGGTCAAGCTGCTATAGATGTGGTGCAGCAAAGAATGATTATGGTGGTGGCTATGGAGCTAACATGTATGGATCAGATGCCAGTTTTCCTTCTGGATGGAAATCTGGTGACTGGATTTGCACCAG ATATGGATGTGGAGAACATAATTATGCTAGCAGGACAGAATGTTACAAATGCAAGACACCAAAGGATTATG GTGGTGCAGTTTAA